From the genome of Porphyromonadaceae bacterium W3.11:
GGACGTTCCTTGGCTAATTTTGCAATCTCCTCATCACTCTTGCCGATGATCTCCACATTGGCAACGAGGCGAGAACGACGTAAGAGCGGTAAGATCTCGTCCGCTAGCTGACCGAAAACGTAGCTGATGTTCTTGATTTCTCGCTCACGAACCTCAGGGTCATCATACATGGAAAGGACCCTTAGCACAATTTCCTTGTCTTGAATGTCGCTCTTCTCCAGCAGTTCCTTAAATCCTTCCCAGTCCTGAGCAGTGTAGTGGGCATCAACCTCCACGTCAGTATTCGTTTTTTTGAACTCACGTTTTAGTTCTTTTGTCGTGTTTTTCTCGCGTTGTGCGGCCAGCTTTTCATTCAGCTCTATACCTCCATCAGGAGATGCGTATGCCTGCACTTCGACATTTACTCGTTGGTTGGGTGTTGTATTGGCACTCTCTACCACATTTTTCCACTCTTTGACATCCATTTTGTTTAGCTCTGAGCCACGGATGTTAGCCTGCTGTATAAGGAAGTGAATGTCAGCATCGTACTTTTCTTTAATCACTCTTTGGAAAATATCAGGTGCGATAGCTGGAGAGCTATATTCTGCACTTGCCAATGCTTCCGTTGAGAGGACACCTTCGCCGATTTTAATATCTGCCAGCTTTATTTGCTTATGACCTATCTCAGCTTCTATCATGAGTACTAGGGTTGATACAGCCATTTCAGGCTTATAGACAAAGTCTGAGTGAAGCGTTGCAGAGCGAGGATTGTTGTATGTTACAGTGGTCGCGTTACCACGCACCTTTTCCCCTTGAAATCTATATTCTGTACCCCATCTTTCACCCTTTGCAAACTTGAGAACAGGGGTGATACGCATCGTTGCATTCTTAGGGAACCATTTGTCTGGGAAGTTAATATGAATGGTTACGGGAACCTTCCCGCCCTTGAGTTCAAGAGGTTGGGGCTCTGTCCTTACATAACTCGCATCCAGAGGTTTAACTTTAGCTGCACATGAGGCGAGCAGGAATACTAAAATAGTTGAAAATGCCCATGGCATCCATCTTCTTACATTCATAGTCATCTGTATAATAATGTTTATATATTCTTCTTCAAAGGTACCCAATTTCCTTTAGATCTGTATGATGTATAGAGATTTACCTAGGGAACAAAACTAAATACCACGTAGTCGTTCAGCTGTATCGTGTGTCATTTGTAAAGCACTTTGAGAGAAATATTTTCGTGCGACCGGTGTTTTATCTACTTAGTTTGATCGCGTCGTTGCTGAGAATGCCAAAGAACGAAGAGCGTGAGAAGAAATAGAAGATCACATCTTTTTGACAGTGAGGACATGACGATACTCATACTTTTTCACATGTCAAGATATAGAGTCCTTAAGTCAAGAGACAGGACTCTATAATGGGACCAAAAAGCCTTTCTTAATCCATGAAATCATTGATAAAGACGCACTCGATACAGTCGTCTAAATAGAACTCGTATTAAACTTACGTTATAGCCACCACCATTGAGGCACGATGCGAAACATAGTAAAGCTATTACGCCTCAATGGTGGTGAGTATGAGAATACTAGCCGACTGCTTAGCACTTCTCTGTCAAGTTATGACAAATTGAAGCACGCTGTAATTCTTGGATTTACTACCGTATGAGCTGTTATTTTTATGCAATGTGGGATGTCGTTTTTTTATTCAAGCGGTTTCCCTAGATACATTAATTCCCAAACAGCAGTTGTACTATCATATTCTTCTATCAGTTTCTTACCTTTGTATACTTTTAACTCAGCTTTTCCTAGAAATCTATAATAAGCTCCATCAAAACCTGTGAACGTTTTTGCAAGAGCATATTTTAAGCCCTTTCCACCAACCGCATTTTCTAATAAATCAGCAGCTTGTATTGTCTTTTCTCTGAATAAGTATAGTTCATATCGATAATCATCATTAGGGTCATCATATATGAAGACCAAATCATCACTAATGTCTTTTTTGAATTCTTCGTCTAGCATAGGAATACTTCTGTAAACAGTAAGATAATCCTCATTATCTGCTACTACCTTACCATCCTTTGAGAAGTTAATAATCTTAAGTACCGAGTTACCATACTCTTTATTGTATTTAGATTGATTGGCAATTATGTTGTAAGGACCTATATCTACTCTTCCCCAATACCAATGATTGAGTACTTCTGCTAAGCTTATAGTCCCCCAATTATGGTCGTGATAGCAAGAGCCTTTTGTCTGAGTTTTTTCTCCCTTGTAAGTGTAGGTTATTTCAGCTTCTCCCTTTGGAACTGCTGCGACCCACGAAAAATATTTTTCTCCTTTGCTATCAAATAGATGTGTTGACGTTCCAGGACGCCAGCTTTCTGAGGTTCTATGAATTTTTGCAGTTAATTCAAGGTCTTCATCTTTAAAGTAAATTTCATACTCTTTTAAGTTTCCTCTGAAATAATTACCATCAATGTTGACATCACACGAGTCTTTTGATGCAGAAAACTTTTCCGCGTTGTATTCATATGTTTTTGTAATATTAGATCCATCTTCTTTGTCAATGGTAAGTATAATGTAAGGTGTAAGTGGCTTGTCTGCTTTTGTCATAGATTTTGTGTGATATAGAATAACAATCGTAGAGCCGTCATCCAGGTGGGCATCAAAATACCACCATTCAAAAGTCCCTTTCTCTCCAGTGGTTCTTAAGCCATCTTCCCACACTTCGGGTTTATTCCTGTTTTTTAAGCCAAACATCTTAAGATCAGTACTCATCCGAGCAATATTTCCAGTTTCCATATTCGTTTTCATTTTGTTTAAATTCAAGCTTATTAAGTTATGTATTTATTGATTGACAGTTCAAGCTAGTATTCTTCAATATTCATAGACTTTTCTGTTTTTTTTATTTTGTTTTGCACCATAACCCATCTATGTAAGATCAATATAATAAAATTCCTAATGTCTACCCTCTTTGAATTGTAACCTAGATTTAAGTGCCAGGTGCAACTTACCTTAGAGGATTGGGAAAAGCTCCTAATTAAGAATTTATTTGGCGTCATTTTTTTTATTTTTTATTAACGTGAGTTCGACTGAATAGGCACTAGGCACTAGATTGAGATGTAGTATTAATTCTCTAGTTTTTGTTGAGTATTATTTCCCTAAACTTCATTTTTAGCATAGGAAGCTTCTATATGCAATTATAATAGAGATTTTAATGAGCAAGCCTCTTAATGGAAGTCACAACATATTGATTATCAGCTAGTTTTATTGGATCCCACGTTGGTTATATGAAACTTAATTTCTTCTCATAGGAAAAAATATTTTTTCCTATGAGAAGCGTTTCTGCTTCCAATAGGAAGAATTGTTACTCCTCTAGGTGATCATTTTCCGATGACTATCTTTCATATTGCCTTCATAAGTTAGCACAGTCTGATGAGGAGAGGGCCCTTAATAAGATATTCTTGAGGACGTGATCTGTGAGACAAAGATGTAGATAAGCATTATGTCCTTAAATTCGGTTGACGATTATTAGATCGTTAATTATTGCCTTAACCCCTTGTTTATTTTGCTTATTATATGATGATTCGTGCGAAACTTTAGTAAATTTGCAAATATTACTAAAATATCGATCTTATAATAACTTCTTGCTATGTTTCAATCATTGATTAGGGGATCTGTAAAGTTTGTACAGAAGTATCTCCCAGAACCATTTATTTTTGCGATTATTTTAACCTTATTGGCTGTAGTCCTTTCCATGGGTATCTGTAGTCATACTCTTGTGGATGTCGTGATGAATTGGGGTGATGGAGTTTGGAGCCTATTGGCTTTCTCAATGCAGATGGCGATGGTATTGGTCTGTGGATCAACCCTAGCTGATGCACCATCTGTTAAGAAAGGTCTGTCGAGGATGGCGTCATTGCCTAAAACTCCGTTTTCTGCGATTTTCATAGTTACCTTGGTCTCCTCAATTGCATGTTGGATCAATTGGGGCTTTGGTCTCATTATCGGTGTTATTTTTGCCAAGGAGATAGCTGGCAAGCTGGATGGAGTAGACTATCGTCTGTTAATTGCGTCTGCATATAGTGGCTTTGTGGTATGGCATAGTGGCTTATCAGCCTCTATTCCTTTGGCGATGGCAACAGAGGGTGAAGCCTTGACTAATGTCTCTATGGGTGTGCTGACTAAGGCTATTCCTATTTCTGAGACTATTTTCTCCGTTAATAATTTGGTGATGGTTGCGGCGGTTATCGTAGCTCTAACACTGATAAATGCACTGATGCATCCTAAGAAAGGAGAGGCCATCACAATTAATAAGAAGTTATTGATTGAGGTTCAAGAGGAAGAGGATCCATTAACGAACACACCGGCTGAGAAAGCAGAGAGGAGCATAATCCTAAATCTACTTATCACACTACTGGGTTTATCATATCTAGTGATAAAACTTTTCTATAGAGGCGGCTCACTAGATTTGAATACTGTCATTATGATTTTCCTTTTTTTGGGGATGATACTTCATAAACGGCCTATTAATTATGTGAAGTCTTTTACTAAATCAGCCGTGAGTAGTGCAGGTATCTTACTTCAGTTCCCTTTCTATGCCGGCATTATGGGTATTATGGTAGGGACAGCAGGAGGTAGCTCCTTAGCTACTGAGATTAGTCACGGGTGTATAGAGATTTCTAATTCTACCACCTTTCCATTGCTCAGTTTCTTGAGTGCGGGAATTGTCAATATCTTCGTCCCCTCAGGTGGAGGACAATGGGCAGTGCAAGCTCCTATTATGATGCCTGCTGGAGCTTCATTAGGTGTTTCACCAGTGGTGACAGGGATGGCCATTGCGTGGGGAGATGCTTGGACCAATTTGGTGCAGCCATTTTGGGCTATTCCAGCCTTAGGTATTGCCAAGTTAGGGGCACGGGATATTATGGGCTTTTGCTTGATTGACTTCCTTGTTACGGGCGTTATTATCTGTGCCGGTTTGCTGATGTGGGCTTAGCTAATAAGTCTGGTGTTAGATGTCTTTAGAGATAGCTTAGGCACATCTTGTTTATTGTGAGATTTCATATCTCACATCAAGATAAAAAATGTTGCACTTCTGACAGACAAGGCTTAATCGATACAGTCTTTCTACGTATTAGAAAAATGCATAATGGGCAAATGTAATGTATACGTACAATTGAGCATCGTTTGACTCGTGTAGGTTAAAAATCTCTCCACCCATGTGGTGGAGAAATTTTAAGGTAATGGCTCGCTAAGTGTACTGTTAATTAGTATTGTGTGTCTTTTAGTGCTCGTATTAATGATACTTTCAATATGCTATTTTTGTCTGTTTTTAATGTGTCATTAATGGTTATTTAGCGTTTGGAGAACGTATCTATTTGACCAATTTGAATGAATCTGGCTTTGCACTACATATGGTCATTCATTTACAAAAACAGAGTCTGGGAGAGGTGTAAGCCCTATATCTTGTAGAAGACTATCAGATAAGGCTTTGTCTGACAGGAGGACTCCTTTATGTTTTGTCCAAGCTTTAAATGGTGAATTGTAAATCGTTTTATTGTGGTATGCAACATAGTACTTATCAAGAATAATAGCTAATGCTTCTGGTTTTATCCTATGATTTGCTAGTTCTCTCTTCAATAATTTGTAAGTTTCTGGCTCTACAAGTCGGTGGGGGTTATGAAGAAATATAATACTGGATAATGTCTGGATAGGTTCTAAATCGTAGTACTCTCCCATCATTTCCCGAGTGGGTAATCCATATCTTTTAACAAAAGAGATGAAACGCTCAAAAGTAATAGAGTCGGTACTTAGAAGAACTGTGTTGTATATCTCTGGATGTCTATTCTTTAAGTCACTATTCCTTATTCCTTGATCAAGTCCATATAATTCAATCATGAAATTGGCAATGCTATCCCTTTCAGAATCTGATACTAATTCCACCGTGTCATTAAGTATAGTGTTGCTGGGGGAAGGGCTATGGTTATTGTGCCCCTTTTGAATGTTAGAGGTCGTTAAGATTGTAATGCATAGAGCCATTACTGTTGCAAATATCTTCTTCATTGCCAATTATTCCGCAACACTCTTTGAAAATAAAATTCATTTAACCCTGTGTCGTCATGGGTATGTCATAATAAGAGATGTGCACTTACCTAAATGTTGCGTGAAAATTAATAAGTGTTTATCTTTCATGTAAATGTACAAAAAACGGTATGTTTCGTCTTATTACAATCCATAAGTATCAGCATTGTGTCTTTTGGACTTAAGAATACAATCGTATTATTACTAGGTGAGCTATTTAAGACCACACTATTTTTTTTTGAGATGCTTGTTCAGGTCTTGAGTCTTTTTTGTTTTCTTAATACGTACCCATAAGGATAAGATCTTTACTCTCGGTAAATATTTGTATGTTTGCAACGTTGAGTTTGACATAAAGAATGATATTTGGAGCACTTGTCTGTAGTTGAGAGGCTTTTGCTCCGCTAGTTATAGATAAAATAGAGAATGTATCGGATATTCCAGTTGGGAAACGTTATATTGCTACTAGTTTTCTTCCTTTCATGCACTAATGCTAAGTCTAGTGTAGAGAAAGATGAGGATCGATTTCAAGCAGATACGTTGGCTGTAGAGTCTTCTGACCCAGAGCCGAAACTAGTAGAGAGTAGTGATATAGAGATCAGCAAAGACTTGCTGTATGATAAATATACTCTAGAGGATTCCTATGAGTATGAAGACACCGTTAGGACTTTTAAGTGGGATACTATTAAAGAGTACTTGGCTGTAGTGGAAAATCATCATGATAGGCCAGAGCGGTGGGGGGTGCTTCAGAATTATAGGAATATGAACCGAGAGGCTCCCTTGGTGCATAACTGGCACCGAGATGAGGGCTATCGACTGGTTACTGACTCGCTTGGTATCCATCGTTATCAGTCTGTGCCTCTTTATAGCGAGTCAGATAGTATAGTCCCAAGACGCTATGGTCGGGATGGTTCACCATTTCATCTTATAGATAGTATCGGGTCCTTCTACAAACTGAGTCTCCTTGACTCGGAAGAGGTGTGGCTCACCCAAAAAAGGTATGTGACACTCGTTCCCGATTCTGTGAGTATTGATCATGTCGTCTTTGTTGATGTCGCGGACCAAAACATAGCCTCTTTAGAGCGTGAGGCTCCTGCCAAGTGGGTAGTACGAAGTATGAATCCAGCAACTACAGGAAAGCATAATCCTCCTTATGGTCATGAGACTCCCCTCGGCATTTTTATGCTTCAGCAGAAAAAGAGAAAGATGTTTTACCTGAAAGACGGAACTTCTGACTTGGCTGGGTACGCTCCATACGCTTCACGCTTTTCGAATGGAGGATATATACATGGAGTCCCAGTTAATGGAGTGAATTCAAAAGAAATAGAGTATAGCCGGACGTTGGGGACGATTCCCCGTTCACATATGTGTGTGCGTAATGCGACGTCACATGCTGAGTTTGTATATAATTGGGCTCCCACATTGGGTGCATTTGTGATTGTTATAGAATAAGATTTTAATAAAAAAGGGTTGAAGGGAATGTTTAGAAAAGTATTGCTAGGATTTATTGCGGTGTGTATAGCAGCATTATCTCCCTCTAGGACTGAGGCATCGAGAGAAGTTGGAGCTATTTATCTCAATGATTCTGTGGTGGTGGAGGGTGCACTATATGCTACATTGAAGCTAAATGATGTGGTTGGCTTCGATGCCTTTAGAACTGCACTGAGAGGGTATA
Proteins encoded in this window:
- a CDS encoding tetratricopeptide repeat protein, giving the protein MNVRRWMPWAFSTILVFLLASCAAKVKPLDASYVRTEPQPLELKGGKVPVTIHINFPDKWFPKNATMRITPVLKFAKGERWGTEYRFQGEKVRGNATTVTYNNPRSATLHSDFVYKPEMAVSTLVLMIEAEIGHKQIKLADIKIGEGVLSTEALASAEYSSPAIAPDIFQRVIKEKYDADIHFLIQQANIRGSELNKMDVKEWKNVVESANTTPNQRVNVEVQAYASPDGGIELNEKLAAQREKNTTKELKREFKKTNTDVEVDAHYTAQDWEGFKELLEKSDIQDKEIVLRVLSMYDDPEVREREIKNISYVFGQLADEILPLLRRSRLVANVEIIGKSDEEIAKLAKERPGMLNLEELLYAATLTNDISRQRAIYTSATQVSPNEPRAYNNLGALAYKEGNYALAKQYFEKAQSIDRANNIVTPETMMNMGLIKMLEGDDNEAQTLIGQVSGVPELNEALGLIYIKQGKYPEAAKALYDARTNNGILAQILNKDYNRALELFDMTTKRDEMTYYLQALIGARTSQTDIIQKGITEAVKINPSIAPTILKDKEFARYATQRFFLDALQ
- a CDS encoding short-chain fatty acid transporter, which produces MFQSLIRGSVKFVQKYLPEPFIFAIILTLLAVVLSMGICSHTLVDVVMNWGDGVWSLLAFSMQMAMVLVCGSTLADAPSVKKGLSRMASLPKTPFSAIFIVTLVSSIACWINWGFGLIIGVIFAKEIAGKLDGVDYRLLIASAYSGFVVWHSGLSASIPLAMATEGEALTNVSMGVLTKAIPISETIFSVNNLVMVAAVIVALTLINALMHPKKGEAITINKKLLIEVQEEEDPLTNTPAEKAERSIILNLLITLLGLSYLVIKLFYRGGSLDLNTVIMIFLFLGMILHKRPINYVKSFTKSAVSSAGILLQFPFYAGIMGIMVGTAGGSSLATEISHGCIEISNSTTFPLLSFLSAGIVNIFVPSGGGQWAVQAPIMMPAGASLGVSPVVTGMAIAWGDAWTNLVQPFWAIPALGIAKLGARDIMGFCLIDFLVTGVIICAGLLMWA
- a CDS encoding L,D-transpeptidase, encoding MYRIFQLGNVILLLVFFLSCTNAKSSVEKDEDRFQADTLAVESSDPEPKLVESSDIEISKDLLYDKYTLEDSYEYEDTVRTFKWDTIKEYLAVVENHHDRPERWGVLQNYRNMNREAPLVHNWHRDEGYRLVTDSLGIHRYQSVPLYSESDSIVPRRYGRDGSPFHLIDSIGSFYKLSLLDSEEVWLTQKRYVTLVPDSVSIDHVVFVDVADQNIASLEREAPAKWVVRSMNPATTGKHNPPYGHETPLGIFMLQQKKRKMFYLKDGTSDLAGYAPYASRFSNGGYIHGVPVNGVNSKEIEYSRTLGTIPRSHMCVRNATSHAEFVYNWAPTLGAFVIVIE